A single Streptomyces sp. 2114.4 DNA region contains:
- the cseB gene encoding two-component system response regulator CseB codes for MTDVLLVEDDPLLREATQLSLERYGYRVRTAGDGHAGLAQFRECAPDVALLDVMLPRLDGVSVVRRIREVSRLPVLMLSARTDPVDVVLGLEAGADDYLTKPYDIPVLVARIRAALRRTTDFSEPGPPEDSTLLRFGDLTVDTASMDIHRAGQLLDLTPTERKLILEFAAEPGVVLSRTTLLERVWDYACGGDHRVVDVHVLRLRAKIGHSRIVTVRGFGYKLAP; via the coding sequence ATGACCGATGTGCTGCTCGTGGAGGACGACCCGCTGTTGCGCGAGGCCACCCAACTGTCCCTGGAGCGCTACGGGTACCGGGTGCGCACGGCCGGCGACGGCCACGCCGGGCTGGCGCAGTTCCGGGAGTGTGCGCCCGATGTCGCCCTCCTGGACGTGATGCTGCCCCGCCTCGACGGGGTCAGCGTGGTGCGGCGCATCCGTGAGGTGAGCCGGCTGCCGGTGCTGATGCTGTCCGCCCGCACCGACCCGGTGGACGTCGTCCTCGGCCTCGAAGCCGGCGCCGACGACTACCTCACCAAGCCGTACGACATACCGGTGCTCGTCGCCCGGATACGCGCCGCGCTGCGCCGCACCACGGACTTCTCCGAGCCCGGTCCGCCCGAGGACAGCACACTGCTGCGGTTCGGCGACCTCACGGTGGACACCGCCTCCATGGACATCCACCGGGCCGGCCAACTGCTCGACCTCACCCCCACCGAGCGCAAGCTGATCCTCGAATTCGCGGCCGAACCCGGCGTCGTGCTCTCGCGCACCACACTGCTGGAACGCGTATGGGACTACGCGTGCGGCGGCGACCACCGCGTCGTCGACGTCCATGTGCTCCGGCTGCGCGCCAAGATCGGGCACAGCCGCATCGTCACCGTCCGCGGCTTCGGCTACAAGCTCGCACCCTGA
- a CDS encoding thioesterase domain-containing protein, with the protein MTHPETTSVLGRDGVELQLTDIWRRLLGRDDVGIHDDFFSLGGHSLLAIKLTVEVRRLFQVDLTAADLLSAATVAELAEIVRGGTAERQGQLVRVQQGSGDSPVYALPPVSGTVLLYPPIARAMGLDQPFWALQSLGLLPGEEPLSSLEEIAEHFIEQLRTVHPDGAPWNLIGYSMGGLLAYEIARRLQERGERVGLVGLLDTRITVEPSGDPDFALRALLWRGLRLELDVDWLRGLDPGTRAQVLVERAVAAGTMPADFDADRLRRMIDMYQHNLGALTAYKIKPYDGPVTVFRVTDRSLEDGTLPDDLGWSEVAEQAVVIDVPGDHFTMVEPGQVEVLGRRLREQLDTVSAAAPAS; encoded by the coding sequence ATGACCCACCCCGAAACCACCAGCGTCCTCGGCCGCGACGGCGTGGAACTCCAGCTGACCGACATCTGGCGCCGGTTGCTGGGCCGCGACGACGTCGGCATCCACGATGACTTCTTTTCGCTCGGCGGCCACTCGCTGCTCGCCATCAAGCTGACGGTGGAAGTGCGCAGGCTCTTCCAGGTCGACCTGACCGCCGCGGACCTGCTCTCCGCGGCCACGGTCGCCGAACTCGCGGAGATCGTCCGGGGTGGCACGGCCGAGCGGCAGGGCCAGCTGGTCCGCGTCCAGCAAGGCTCGGGCGACAGCCCGGTATACGCCCTGCCGCCCGTGTCGGGAACCGTGCTGCTCTACCCGCCCATCGCCCGTGCCATGGGCCTCGACCAGCCCTTCTGGGCCCTGCAGTCGCTCGGTCTGCTGCCCGGCGAGGAACCCCTCTCCTCGCTCGAGGAGATCGCCGAGCACTTCATCGAGCAGCTGCGGACCGTCCACCCCGACGGCGCCCCGTGGAACCTGATCGGCTACTCGATGGGCGGACTGCTCGCCTACGAGATCGCCCGCCGGCTCCAAGAGCGCGGTGAGCGCGTCGGACTCGTCGGCCTGCTGGACACCCGCATCACGGTCGAGCCCAGCGGAGACCCGGACTTCGCGCTGCGCGCCCTGCTGTGGCGCGGGCTCAGACTGGAGCTGGACGTCGACTGGCTGCGCGGGCTGGACCCCGGCACCCGGGCGCAGGTCCTGGTGGAGCGGGCGGTCGCGGCCGGCACCATGCCCGCCGACTTCGACGCCGACCGGCTGCGCCGCATGATCGATATGTATCAGCACAACCTGGGCGCCCTGACGGCCTACAAGATCAAGCCGTACGACGGCCCCGTCACCGTCTTCCGCGTCACCGACCGCTCCCTGGAGGACGGCACGCTCCCCGACGACCTGGGCTGGAGCGAGGTCGCGGAGCAAGCCGTCGTCATCGACGTCCCGGGCGACCACTTCACGATGGTCGAGCCCGGCCAGGTCGAGGTCCTGGGCCGCCGGCTGCGCGAACAGCTCGACACGGTGTCCGCGGCCGCCCCGGCCTCCTGA
- a CDS encoding MFS transporter, which translates to MKSRLIEDGPGRTLILGTLVNSLGNGAFLTCSALYFTRIVGFSPSRLGLGLTIAGIAGLFAGVPFGHLADRRGPRGTAAALLALAGLATSAYLTTSAFPVFVVIAFLYALFERGAHAARQALIPAVLNADNLVRVRAKIRVVTNVGVSAGAGLGGLALLWDTGTAYRLTFLLNAVSFLGCGLLFLRLPAVPPAPRRAPGEPRLAVLRDTPYALLAVLNMVMLLHIPILEVILPLWIALHTGAPPALTAVLLLLNTLAVVGLQVPLTKKIEGLRSAVRAFRIAGVALLGCCAAFALSAGRGPVAATAALAVAAALHVYGEMVQSAGSWVIGYELAPADKQGQYQGLFNTGIAAVQMFGPVSLTLLLIDWGTPGWMVLGAVFLAGGLAMAPAVRWAEGRLAGARSAAATAV; encoded by the coding sequence ATGAAGTCCCGGCTCATCGAAGACGGCCCCGGCCGCACCCTCATTCTCGGAACACTCGTCAATTCCCTGGGAAACGGCGCCTTCCTGACCTGTTCCGCCCTTTACTTCACCCGGATCGTGGGCTTCAGCCCGTCCCGGCTCGGCCTCGGCCTGACCATCGCCGGCATCGCGGGCCTGTTCGCGGGCGTCCCCTTCGGCCACCTCGCCGACCGCAGGGGCCCGCGCGGCACCGCGGCGGCGCTCCTCGCCCTCGCGGGTCTCGCCACCAGCGCCTATCTGACGACCTCCGCCTTCCCCGTGTTCGTCGTGATCGCCTTCCTGTACGCCCTGTTCGAGCGCGGTGCCCACGCGGCCCGGCAGGCGCTGATCCCGGCCGTACTGAACGCCGACAACCTCGTCCGCGTCCGCGCCAAGATCCGCGTCGTCACCAATGTGGGCGTCTCGGCCGGTGCCGGGCTGGGCGGTCTGGCCCTGCTGTGGGACACCGGCACGGCGTACCGGCTCACCTTTCTTCTCAACGCGGTGAGCTTCCTGGGCTGCGGCCTGCTGTTCCTGCGGCTGCCCGCCGTACCGCCCGCACCCCGGCGCGCACCGGGTGAGCCGCGGCTTGCGGTGCTGCGCGACACCCCGTACGCACTGCTCGCCGTGCTGAACATGGTGATGCTGCTGCACATCCCGATCCTCGAAGTGATCCTCCCGCTGTGGATCGCGCTCCACACCGGCGCACCGCCCGCGCTCACCGCCGTACTGCTGCTCCTCAACACCCTCGCCGTCGTCGGCCTGCAGGTCCCCCTCACCAAGAAGATCGAGGGACTGCGCTCCGCCGTCCGCGCTTTCCGCATCGCCGGAGTGGCCCTGCTCGGGTGCTGTGCGGCCTTCGCCCTGTCGGCCGGGCGTGGCCCGGTGGCGGCGACGGCGGCGCTGGCGGTGGCCGCGGCGCTCCATGTGTACGGCGAAATGGTCCAGTCGGCCGGCTCCTGGGTGATCGGCTACGAACTCGCCCCGGCGGACAAACAGGGCCAGTACCAGGGCCTGTTCAACACCGGGATCGCGGCCGTCCAGATGTTCGGCCCGGTCTCGCTGACCCTGCTCCTCATCGACTGGGGCACGCCCGGCTGGATGGTCCTGGGCGCGGTGTTCCTGGCCGGCGGGCTGGCGATGGCACCGGCGGTGCGCTGGGCCGAGGGCCGCCTGGCCGGGGCCCGTTCAGCCGCCGCGACCGCCGTCTGA
- a CDS encoding SAM-dependent methyltransferase has product MQETHGTSPSYVVRPIGVVRSPRSVPEHDRWGGVSSVIELDPERLRPEAVRGLEQFSHLEIVFHFHLVPETAAVTGDCHPRDRTDLPRLGILAQRLKERPNRLGVSRCELVRVDGLTLHVRALDALDGTPVLDIKPYQRLFQPAAETVREPAWLHAAMSRYYSL; this is encoded by the coding sequence ATGCAGGAGACCCACGGGACCTCGCCCTCGTACGTCGTCCGCCCCATCGGCGTCGTCCGCTCGCCCCGCAGCGTGCCCGAACACGACCGCTGGGGCGGTGTCAGCTCGGTCATCGAGCTGGACCCCGAGCGGCTGCGGCCCGAGGCCGTGCGGGGCCTGGAGCAGTTCTCGCACCTCGAAATCGTCTTCCACTTCCATCTGGTCCCCGAGACCGCGGCCGTCACCGGCGACTGCCACCCCCGGGACCGCACCGACCTGCCCCGCCTCGGCATCCTCGCCCAACGGCTCAAGGAACGCCCCAACCGGCTCGGCGTCTCGCGCTGCGAGCTGGTCCGCGTCGACGGCCTGACCCTGCACGTACGGGCACTCGACGCGCTGGACGGCACGCCGGTCCTCGACATCAAGCCGTACCAGCGGCTCTTCCAGCCGGCGGCGGAGACCGTCCGCGAGCCGGCCTGGCTGCACGCGGCGATGTCCCGCTACTACAGCCTCTGA
- a CDS encoding amino acid adenylation domain-containing protein encodes MGAGLIHQAVAHRARTEPEAPAVVDGTIRLDYATLDAAADAWAARLAAAGAAPDTLVPVLLPRSARLYVALLAVLKCGAGYAALDPRWPRERIDAVLRQLGGPVLVTDLDDLSGWPVWRPPGDFADLGGAGAFRAYDGPSDAPATVFFTSGTSGTPKGVVSPHAATTRLFTADGPLAFGPGSVMLQAAPSAWDAFSLELWGMLTTGGTCVTAAEDYLLPDTLRHLIAACAVDNAWLTASLFNLFTEIDLDCFQGLRSLHIGGERLSTAHVDRFLAAHPGVRLVNGYGPVESCVFATVHPVTAQDCRAERGVPIGRPVPGTAVHVLDENGRECPPGAVGELCVSGAGLAHGYLGDPALTVARFHESGPGGTRLYRTGDQGLRDADGVFHFTGRTDRQVKIRGYRIEPEEIEAHAARLPGITHCVAVPVPGQLGNYDRLALFYTSSGEAADDPVLLRRALGLRLPAHAVPDVVRRVHRLPVTANGKVDRSELLATLTG; translated from the coding sequence ATGGGAGCCGGACTCATCCACCAGGCCGTCGCGCACCGGGCCAGGACGGAGCCGGAAGCACCGGCGGTGGTGGACGGCACCATACGGCTCGACTACGCCACCCTCGACGCGGCGGCGGACGCCTGGGCGGCCCGGCTGGCGGCGGCCGGCGCGGCGCCGGACACGCTGGTCCCCGTCCTGCTGCCGCGCTCGGCCCGGTTGTACGTCGCGCTGCTCGCGGTCCTCAAGTGCGGTGCCGGGTATGCCGCCCTCGACCCCAGGTGGCCGCGGGAACGGATCGACGCCGTGCTCCGGCAGCTGGGCGGCCCCGTGCTGGTGACCGACCTCGACGACCTGTCCGGGTGGCCCGTGTGGCGGCCCCCGGGCGACTTCGCCGACCTGGGCGGCGCGGGTGCGTTCCGCGCGTACGACGGGCCGTCCGACGCTCCCGCCACGGTCTTCTTCACGTCCGGCACCAGCGGCACACCGAAAGGCGTGGTGTCCCCGCACGCGGCCACCACACGCCTGTTCACCGCGGACGGGCCCCTCGCCTTCGGCCCCGGCTCCGTCATGCTGCAGGCGGCACCGTCGGCCTGGGACGCCTTCTCCCTGGAGCTGTGGGGGATGCTCACCACCGGCGGTACCTGTGTCACCGCCGCGGAGGACTACCTCCTCCCGGACACCCTGCGACACCTGATCGCTGCCTGCGCGGTCGACAACGCCTGGCTCACCGCCTCCCTGTTCAACCTGTTCACCGAGATCGACCTGGACTGCTTCCAGGGCCTTCGGAGCCTCCACATCGGCGGGGAGCGGCTGTCGACCGCGCACGTGGACCGGTTCCTCGCCGCCCACCCCGGCGTGCGGCTGGTCAACGGCTACGGCCCGGTGGAGAGTTGCGTGTTCGCCACCGTGCACCCCGTCACCGCACAGGACTGCCGGGCGGAGCGCGGCGTCCCCATCGGCCGCCCGGTACCCGGTACCGCAGTGCACGTCCTGGACGAGAACGGGCGGGAGTGCCCGCCCGGAGCCGTGGGCGAGCTGTGCGTCAGCGGCGCCGGCCTGGCACACGGCTACCTCGGCGACCCGGCCCTGACGGTCGCCCGCTTTCACGAGAGCGGGCCGGGCGGCACCCGCCTCTACCGGACCGGCGACCAGGGCCTGAGGGACGCCGACGGCGTCTTCCACTTCACCGGGCGCACCGACCGTCAGGTCAAGATCCGCGGCTATCGCATCGAGCCGGAGGAGATCGAGGCCCACGCGGCCCGGCTGCCCGGGATCACGCACTGTGTGGCCGTCCCCGTGCCCGGCCAACTGGGCAACTACGACCGCCTCGCGCTGTTCTACACCTCCTCCGGCGAGGCCGCCGACGACCCGGTGCTGCTGCGCCGTGCCCTGGGCCTGCGGCTGCCCGCGCACGCGGTACCGGACGTCGTACGGCGCGTGCACCGGCTGCCGGTGACGGCCAACGGCAAGGTCGACCGGTCGGAACTGCTCGCCACCCTCACCGGCTGA
- a CDS encoding HAMP domain-containing sensor histidine kinase → MGLRTKTALVIAGTAAIVATLIGLLVHQLTAEDQRKNAAHGLDARLVEAVSAYASGIDSGALVNPPELPAALRKTVTDRPVRATCLQSGGGSGAPVLWAATRSGRDVLAVRRSYAPQARALADLDRVLVGSGASVTALGCVLGIVAAAGTGRRITASADTAQRIADGDLTDRVRPTGKDEIARLGAAVNTMADALSARLEAERQVTADIAHELRTPVAGLVTAVGLLPPGRPAELVSGGVDTLRTLVENVLEVARLDVPGVEQAQHEKILPSTLAHRAATLAGGDVEVTVEHEAPVRTDPRRVERILANLITNAQVHGAPPVTMEVDATAIRIRDHGSGFPAELLAHGPQRFRTGARERGAGIGLGLTIVTGQARVLNARVTYENPPDGGALATVHLTPHGS, encoded by the coding sequence ATGGGACTGCGCACCAAGACCGCCCTGGTCATCGCCGGAACGGCCGCGATCGTCGCCACGCTCATCGGGCTGCTGGTGCACCAGCTCACCGCGGAGGACCAGCGCAAGAACGCGGCCCATGGGCTCGACGCCCGGCTCGTCGAGGCGGTCAGCGCCTACGCCTCGGGGATCGACAGCGGCGCCCTGGTCAACCCACCGGAGCTGCCCGCCGCACTCCGCAAGACCGTCACCGACCGCCCCGTGCGGGCCACCTGCCTCCAGAGCGGGGGCGGCTCCGGGGCTCCGGTGCTGTGGGCCGCCACCCGCAGCGGCCGCGACGTCCTCGCCGTCCGGCGCTCCTACGCCCCGCAGGCCCGTGCCCTTGCCGATCTCGACCGGGTGCTGGTCGGCTCCGGCGCGTCCGTCACCGCGCTCGGCTGTGTGCTGGGCATCGTCGCGGCGGCCGGCACGGGACGGCGTATCACCGCCTCCGCGGACACCGCGCAGCGGATCGCGGACGGCGATCTGACGGACCGGGTCCGGCCGACGGGCAAGGACGAGATCGCCCGGCTCGGCGCCGCCGTCAACACCATGGCCGATGCCCTGAGCGCCCGCCTGGAGGCCGAACGGCAGGTCACCGCCGATATCGCCCATGAGCTGCGCACCCCCGTGGCCGGCCTGGTGACCGCCGTCGGACTCCTGCCGCCCGGCCGCCCGGCCGAGCTGGTCAGCGGGGGCGTGGACACCCTGCGCACCCTGGTGGAGAACGTCCTGGAAGTCGCCCGGCTCGATGTCCCGGGCGTCGAGCAGGCCCAGCACGAGAAGATCCTCCCGAGCACCCTGGCGCACCGGGCCGCCACCCTGGCCGGCGGGGACGTCGAGGTCACCGTGGAGCACGAAGCACCCGTGAGGACCGACCCCCGGCGCGTCGAACGGATCCTCGCCAACCTGATCACCAACGCCCAGGTCCACGGCGCGCCACCCGTGACCATGGAAGTCGACGCCACGGCAATCCGCATACGCGACCACGGCTCCGGCTTCCCCGCCGAACTCCTCGCCCACGGCCCCCAGCGCTTCCGCACCGGCGCCCGCGAACGCGGCGCCGGCATCGGCCTGGGCCTCACCATCGTCACCGGCCAGGCCCGCGTGCTGAACGCCCGGGTGACCTACGAAAACCCCCCGGACGGGGGCGCGCTGGCCACGGTCCATCTCACTCCGCACGGCTCGTGA
- a CDS encoding BTAD domain-containing putative transcriptional regulator, producing MDDIVLRLLGPVELVHEGRSLDLGGPRQRVVLAMLGLNINRTASTEQLIDAVWGDSPPTTARGQIQVAISTLRKQFARAGRPGAITTRAPGYVLGMDTGSVDSLEFDRLVARAREDTRADRIAEAAATLHQALELWRGPALDGLPNGPLQHTAAHLNVTRLTVLEERVRLDLMLARHEEVCAELTALIGQHPLRERLYELLILALYRSGRQAEALEAFQRARKALAEELGIEPGPELRDLAQAVLRQSPALDLPASSPDRGAAPLPSVRSDAPVVQDGGFRLIPRQLPASIGDFTGRHSELDKIKDLLEPCSRTKTPDYAVPIVDISGPGGVGKSALAVRAAYEVSKHFPDGLLYADLHTASGDGQIAALLARFLRALEIPAKAIPDDAQERAEMYRSRLAESRVLVVLDGVTSPEQVTPLLPGSATCAVIITSRARLAGVPGVRSIDLTVFDMANALELLAGIIGRERVQAELDTAVELVNLCDALPLALRIAGARLASHPHWRIEWLVQRLRDECRRLDELSYRGLELRSTISLTYRALPPSAQRLFRLFSLVQAPASPAWVAAALLDCDFASAEDILDLLVEAQVMDTVQYPGSPRPCYRFHDLVRAYAREELCAAEPPEEQDAALARVLGGWLSLVEEAHREEYGGDYTIIHGSAKRWRLPESTDVEPVPQPMTWRSGERQALVTAVRQAAAAGMHELCWDLALSAVTLFEAKGYFDDWEETTRLAHEASARAGNRIGQAAMLYSLGTLHMFQTRMEQAEECFGTARQLFEAEGHDHGRALVLRNAAHLDSVRGDDTAMREKYDEALAITRLVGDRIGEAHIMRSLAGCWLASGNVERARTLLEQALTISREEKCRRVQAQVLQRFAELHLAVEQPRQAQEALQEVLRIVRSSGDRIGEAYALYGLGAVRRQEKRLDSAADTLARALILSRQVGERVIEAKSRYALAEIALTRGDYELTATHLEAARDLFAELGSTSWLERTEDLMVEAGCPSAARSDGAQPHRC from the coding sequence GTGGACGACATAGTTCTTCGGCTGCTGGGGCCGGTTGAGCTGGTCCACGAAGGCCGTTCGCTCGACCTCGGCGGGCCGCGTCAGCGAGTGGTCCTGGCGATGCTGGGACTGAACATCAACCGCACCGCATCCACGGAACAGCTCATCGATGCGGTGTGGGGCGACTCGCCTCCCACCACCGCACGCGGCCAGATCCAGGTGGCCATCTCGACGCTCCGGAAGCAGTTCGCCCGGGCCGGCCGGCCCGGAGCGATCACCACCCGTGCCCCCGGCTACGTGCTCGGCATGGACACGGGCAGCGTGGACAGCCTGGAGTTCGACAGGCTGGTCGCCCGAGCGCGGGAAGACACCCGGGCGGACCGGATCGCGGAGGCGGCGGCCACCCTGCACCAGGCTCTGGAGCTCTGGCGCGGCCCTGCTCTGGACGGCCTGCCCAACGGCCCCTTACAGCACACTGCCGCCCATCTCAATGTCACGCGCCTGACCGTTCTCGAGGAGCGTGTCCGTCTCGACCTCATGCTCGCCAGGCACGAGGAGGTCTGTGCCGAACTGACGGCTCTGATCGGTCAGCATCCCCTTCGGGAACGCCTCTATGAGCTGCTCATTCTGGCGCTGTACCGCTCGGGGCGGCAGGCCGAGGCGCTGGAGGCGTTCCAGCGTGCGCGCAAGGCCCTCGCCGAGGAGCTGGGCATCGAGCCGGGGCCGGAGCTCCGCGACCTGGCGCAGGCGGTTCTGAGGCAGTCTCCGGCACTCGATCTTCCTGCCTCTTCCCCGGACCGGGGCGCCGCCCCTCTCCCCTCAGTCCGGTCCGACGCCCCGGTCGTCCAAGACGGCGGGTTCCGCCTCATTCCACGTCAACTGCCCGCGAGCATCGGCGACTTCACCGGACGGCACAGTGAGCTCGACAAGATCAAGGATCTGCTCGAGCCCTGCTCCCGGACAAAGACCCCGGATTACGCCGTGCCGATCGTGGACATCTCCGGCCCCGGGGGCGTGGGCAAGTCGGCCCTGGCCGTACGCGCCGCCTACGAGGTGAGCAAGCACTTTCCCGACGGTCTCCTCTACGCCGACCTGCACACCGCGTCCGGCGACGGACAGATCGCGGCGCTGCTGGCACGGTTCCTGCGCGCGCTGGAGATTCCGGCCAAGGCCATTCCCGACGATGCCCAGGAACGGGCCGAGATGTATCGCAGCAGGCTGGCGGAGAGCCGTGTGCTGGTGGTCCTGGACGGAGTGACCAGCCCGGAGCAGGTGACACCGCTCCTGCCGGGAAGCGCGACCTGCGCGGTGATCATCACGAGCCGGGCCCGGCTGGCGGGCGTGCCCGGCGTCCGCAGCATCGATCTCACGGTGTTCGACATGGCCAACGCCCTCGAACTGCTGGCCGGCATCATCGGCCGTGAGCGGGTGCAGGCGGAACTCGACACCGCCGTGGAACTGGTGAACCTCTGCGACGCACTGCCCCTGGCGCTGCGGATCGCCGGCGCCCGGCTGGCCTCCCACCCCCACTGGCGGATCGAGTGGCTGGTCCAGCGCCTGCGGGACGAGTGCCGGCGCCTGGACGAGCTGAGCTACCGCGGCCTGGAACTGCGCTCGACCATCAGCCTGACGTACCGGGCGCTTCCGCCGTCGGCGCAGCGGCTGTTCCGACTGTTCTCCCTGGTGCAGGCGCCCGCCTCACCGGCCTGGGTCGCGGCGGCCTTGCTGGACTGCGACTTCGCGTCGGCGGAGGACATCCTTGACCTCCTGGTCGAAGCCCAGGTCATGGACACCGTTCAGTACCCCGGCTCGCCCCGGCCGTGCTACCGCTTCCACGATCTGGTGCGTGCCTACGCGCGCGAGGAACTGTGTGCGGCCGAACCGCCGGAGGAACAGGACGCCGCCCTGGCAAGGGTGCTGGGAGGGTGGCTCTCGCTGGTCGAGGAGGCCCACCGGGAAGAGTACGGCGGGGATTACACCATCATCCACGGCAGCGCGAAGCGCTGGCGGCTGCCCGAGAGCACGGACGTGGAACCCGTACCGCAGCCGATGACCTGGCGCAGCGGCGAGCGGCAGGCGCTGGTGACGGCGGTGCGGCAGGCAGCCGCCGCCGGGATGCACGAGCTGTGCTGGGACCTTGCCCTCTCCGCCGTCACGCTGTTCGAGGCGAAGGGGTACTTCGACGACTGGGAGGAGACCACGCGCCTGGCGCACGAGGCATCGGCGCGGGCCGGTAACCGTATCGGCCAGGCCGCGATGCTCTACTCCCTGGGGACCCTGCACATGTTCCAGACCCGCATGGAGCAGGCGGAGGAGTGCTTCGGCACGGCGCGGCAGCTGTTCGAGGCGGAAGGACACGATCACGGGCGCGCCCTGGTGCTGCGCAACGCCGCCCACCTGGACAGTGTGCGCGGCGACGACACCGCCATGCGCGAGAAGTACGACGAGGCACTGGCGATCACCAGGCTGGTCGGCGACCGGATCGGCGAAGCCCACATCATGCGCAGCCTGGCCGGCTGTTGGCTGGCCTCGGGGAACGTCGAGCGGGCACGCACCCTCCTGGAACAGGCCCTCACCATCTCCCGGGAAGAAAAGTGCCGTCGCGTCCAGGCCCAGGTGCTGCAGCGGTTCGCCGAGCTCCACCTCGCGGTCGAACAGCCGCGACAGGCCCAGGAGGCGCTGCAGGAGGTGCTGCGGATCGTACGGAGCAGCGGGGACCGGATCGGTGAGGCGTATGCGCTGTACGGCCTCGGCGCGGTCCGCCGGCAGGAGAAGCGGCTCGACAGCGCCGCCGACACGCTGGCCCGTGCGCTGATCCTGTCGCGGCAGGTGGGCGAGCGGGTCATCGAGGCCAAGTCGCGCTACGCGCTGGCCGAGATCGCACTGACGCGGGGCGACTACGAGCTGACCGCCACGCATCTTGAGGCGGCACGGGACCTGTTCGCCGAGCTCGGCTCCACGTCCTGGCTGGAACGCACCGAGGACCTGATGGTCGAGGCCGGGTGCCCGAGCGCCGCGCGGAGCGACGGCGCTCAGCCGCATCGCTGCTGA
- a CDS encoding alpha/beta fold hydrolase produces the protein MSFAGPEDRILPAPALSGHDSGVELLDYDAVPGLSRAGGAPGDMLLLHGFGGDKSQLRPVGDALCPAGSVAVHPSLRSHGDSHKPDWGYSVLDFSADLHRIADILPDEVHLVGYSYGGLVAAVSAVTWGASRVRSLVVIDQSFDAHPALHVADEWAEGSLLRWTYDFGHLPDLLERLGIPVLVLAGTDSGNILAGERERLSGRSGGMLRLETIRGSHADCYHNTEEIASVMRAFYRDHFAGLSGPPGLSGPPGLSGNGSGNGNGEKEKSA, from the coding sequence ATGAGCTTTGCCGGACCGGAAGACCGCATTCTGCCCGCGCCGGCCCTGTCGGGACACGACAGCGGCGTCGAACTGCTGGACTACGACGCCGTTCCCGGGCTCTCCCGGGCCGGCGGAGCCCCGGGCGACATGCTCCTGCTGCACGGATTCGGCGGCGACAAAAGCCAGCTGCGGCCCGTCGGCGACGCCCTGTGCCCGGCCGGTTCGGTAGCCGTCCACCCCTCGCTGCGTTCCCACGGCGACAGCCACAAGCCGGACTGGGGCTACTCGGTACTCGACTTCTCCGCCGACCTCCATCGCATCGCCGACATCCTGCCGGACGAGGTGCACCTGGTCGGCTACTCGTACGGCGGGCTGGTGGCGGCCGTCTCCGCGGTCACCTGGGGCGCGTCCCGGGTACGCAGCCTGGTGGTGATCGACCAGTCCTTCGACGCGCACCCCGCGCTGCACGTGGCCGACGAGTGGGCCGAGGGCAGCCTGCTGCGCTGGACCTACGACTTCGGGCACCTGCCGGACCTGCTGGAACGGCTCGGTATCCCGGTGCTGGTGCTGGCCGGCACCGACAGTGGCAACATCCTGGCCGGTGAACGCGAGCGCCTTTCCGGCCGGAGCGGCGGAATGCTCCGGCTGGAAACCATCCGGGGATCGCATGCCGACTGCTACCACAATACGGAAGAGATCGCGTCCGTGATGCGCGCATTCTATCGGGACCACTTCGCCGGGCTTTCCGGCCCTCCCGGTCTTTCCGGTCCTCCCGGGCTTTCCGGAAACGGAAGCGGCAACGGAAACGGCGAGAAGGAAAAATCCGCATGA